A window of Oncorhynchus kisutch isolate 150728-3 linkage group LG23, Okis_V2, whole genome shotgun sequence genomic DNA:
tatctgcattATTAAAGGTGATCAAccagataaaaataaaaaatttactTGATTTGACACCTGCATAGAATACAGCAGGTACTGAGCTACAGAAATAGGGCTGAAGGATGAAGGCTAGAGAGGTCAGAGGGGGTCTGAAAGAGATACCATTTTCCCTCCAACTCCTTACAACACAACAGAAAAGAGGAGAGTGGACACAATAAAGCTTgggttgtgtgttgtgtatgACTAAGGCCACATTGGACAAAGGGGACGGCTGCTCAAACTGCCATGGATGGGAGGCTGCAGCTGGAGGAATAAAGTcctagattgtgtgtgtgtgtgtgtgtgtgtgtgtgtgtgtgtgtgtgtgtgtgtgtgtgtgtgtgtgtgtgtgtgtgtgtgtgtgtgtgtgtgtgtgtgtgtgtgtgtgtgtgtgtgtgtgtgtgtgtgtgtgtgtgtgtgtgtgtgtgtgtgtcaatcacaatgtcctgacaaggtaGGAAAACAAGAAAAACATTTAAAGTCAGGACCTTTTTCATGTCCTGAATTTGTTCAAATGCTATTTTAggctaggttaggttagggttagagtaaggggtTAAGCTTCAGGTTACGcattagggaaaataggattttgaatgggactacTTTTTTACTCCCCATAAAGTCTTGAAAATTCACAAAAacaaagttgtgtgtgtgtgtgtgtatttgcacgcttgtgtacagtatgtggagtATTTTGTACTGTGTAACACCACCTGTCATGTAAATACATTGGTATTAGGGACAAAATGTAAAATTTTCTAGAGTTTTGTTCCCATTGTGTAGTCCAGTGAGTAGCTGACAGTTAAATTGTTCCTCTCTCACATAGAATGCTTTTGTTTTAAAAGATACAGTTTATTTTACACATAATTTATCTTGTAAAGATAACCTATTGCATTTGATTTGGCCATAAGCGCCTCTTCAAGAAATATTGGAGCATGACGCCTCACCAGATTCAGAGTATGACACCTCAACAGCGTTGTAGGGATGTGTTGGTGTTGCACAGATATACAGCCCATTAATCATCATACCACACCTGGAAAATCATAGTAGAAGAGCATAATGACAGAGCAACCCCGTAAGTTGTTTGTTTCTGTCAAGTCATTACCACACCTAATCACTTGTTGATATTCCTGAAGAATCTTGTGCAAGCCAATGCGTTGTTGATGGATGATGAAAACAAAGTGTGACTGCACAAGCCTATTCAGAATCAACGTGTAGCCTACTGTTTTTAGAACAGTACTATGCTGAACAAGAAATCGGAAGGCATGCATGTCCAGGGCCGCATTAACTTAGCTTGTAGGCTTTGAACCACAACCCCCATTTATAAGACCACAGGGTTTCAAATAGTGGCGGTATGGCTTTTAATAAACAGACTTGTTCCTGTTTAATGTCTGCAATGTGTGTTGTTTCTCTGTTGCATGGGTGCTTTCTAATTTACATATAGATGTAAgattttaatttgagccagtttgctacacagcaggaaaatagtccaggaaatgtgaattattatgtgtattataatcaattgacattttttgtaggggtttatatttttcgttagggcaaatcaagtctgacattttaaagtggaatttacgaactttagaagcctttttaaaccttgaatacattacaatttagcaaaatTCCCAgcgacaaaagagtgatcaaattaagatcctacatctgtatattcAATTAGGCTAGCAAGAGCGAAGAAGAAATAAAAACCCGGTCCCTGCAGCGAGTTGTCAAGTTTCAGCACCTTGATCACTTCCGCTCTCTTCGGGAGTTCCTAGTAAGCAGGTGAGTCCCGCACTCAGTGTGGCTCTGCTAGGCACGGCGCTGGACTGTTTGGCTTGCAGCGGAGAGAGCTGGGGACAGGCAGAACAGAAAGCGTGATGGGATAAACGAGAGAACACCGCTACCCAATGAAATGTTTCCCTATACAATGAAATATGTGACTCAAACAAGAGGCGAGAAGCTGTGGCAAGAGCTCTCTTTACCCAACATGTTCTCTTCCCACGTACAGGGTGATAACGCTTTGTCCCCAAAATAGATTATATTCTCTAAAAGCACCGTTTGtatcattatttggaaaggccTATACGACTCTACGCACACCCTTATCGTAGCCTACGTGAATGCTACCTGGTTGTATTAATAATAGGGTATTATCATAGACCTAAAGGATAATATGAGGCAGGCAAATACTACAGGCTACAAACCCATGTTGACTACTCATCAACAGTTGGCAGGTTGAATTTGAGCAATTTAACAGTTTCAGATATGTAAATTAGTAGGCACACCAAGTGCGCTTGTCGTCTATTTCGCGCTTTATTTACTTGTTGTTGACGGGGCCTACATGTCTATGTTCATTGGTGCTAACAACATACGAACTGAAATGTTTAGGAGTTCTTAAACGGAGAGTCAAGAAAATAAGATTTGGTGAGAAAAAATAAATAGCAAGCCCCGATAGCTTTGGGATTAAGACCGAAAACGAGTCCAAGCTTTGCTGCCACTTTCGCCTGCCAAGAGCGGCGGGGGTCCCCTTGGTGGCCCGggctctccccctttctctcccaacAAGCAAAACGGCCTCCCCTGGCTACACAAATTGCTGCTTTATTATCATGTAGAGTCACCATTTAATACCAACCATTTCACATTCTACAATCTACGGTTGGATATGGATGCATAATCCTACTGCTCCAAAATGGACGCATGCATGCACGCGCTACAACTTCACTCTGGTTAGCACATGTTTTTATGTTGGCTCTATGTAAGGTTAGCTAATTGCTATAGGTCTTGTTTTATCCGTGCAGTTGGCCTATGCTTTTGCTTGAAAACATTGATtaggatgatggtggtggtggtaatggtgaAAGATGGTAAAGGAGGAGgatatgataataataataacaatgcataatacataataatacatcattcgtaaaacataataataaattattataatattCATAGGCCTATAAAACTCATACAAACTCATACAAATATGACAGTCGTGTATTTTACGTCAAACTTGAAATATTGTCAGTTTCTTGCCATAAAGCAGGCTATTTTCACATTTATCATAAACAACACGTTTCTTCGTTTTTTTGTGTAGGCCTACAGCAACAATGTGCAACTGAAATGATATAATAATGAATGCATCAAGTTGCCAATCCATGTTGTTGATgaggttgttgttgttctaaTTAAAACGTTATCTTAAATGAGAATGCGTAATGGGTCCAAATTAACACCTGCTTAACCAACTCATTATAGGACTATACTACAACTGCTCAAACGCAGTTTTAAACAAGCCTCGCATTTCCACTAACAACCATTAGCGTCTGCATGATGTTTGCAATGCCGCAACTAACTAAATGATGATCTGGGTAAATATTGAAATTCCCTTCGATTGGTGGCTACTCTGTTAAGCGGCGGGCGACTCGGCTTTCCCTATTGATGAGGCCCCGCTATCTTAATCCTGTGCATTTCCCTGTAAATAGCTTTCTGCATGAGAAAGGGCCTGCCTAGGTCCCCCTACCCTCCCGTCCcctccactccacacacacacagagggagagacagatgataATGCAGGGAGGGTTTTGTAGCATTAGCTCTTGTTCAGCTACTCCCATCGCATCCCATTCAGGGTCATTTAAGGCGGGTATCATGTCATGTAAAGACGGCCCCCTCACTTTGTAGGCAGCTTTAGAAAGGTGTTGGCTAATAGGCATCAACTCCATTAGGTCATCTTGTCAAAGACCGAAGACGAAGAAGAGgtgaaaagaagaaagaaaaTGGAAGATGATCCGCAGGTTTTTGTTTTGTGCCTTGGTGTCTATAGAAGCTTCATTTAGCTTTGAATTTGTGGGGATTCAATTAAACCAATCAAAACTTGAATATCCCCTAAATAACATGTCTTAATTGGCCCAATTGTAACAGAGAAAGATCTTGTTGATTGGTGATATTAGACAAAaggcatgtttttttaaattttatatgGCCCAGGTAGTTTAGCCTATGTAATTCTTCGGCTGGTGCTCCATTTCTTGAAGCGTCGGGTGGGGATAGTCCCTAAAATCCATTCACCCCAAGAGCTTGATAGTTGAGCTACAGTTGACAAATAGAAAATGGCAGATTGTAGACCTAATTACACCGTTTAGGTCCATTCTATAACAGGGCATTACCAAAACAATTGACCAGTGAGTGATATGTTTGCCAAAATATCATGTCCCTCTCCGCAAAGTTAAAGTTTATTAGCCTATTTCTGCAAGCATGGTTTATGTTTTGGGTCAACCTGAAGGTAGGCTACCGACCATTATTTAAAGGGGTAACCATGACAACTTGAGTCCTGATTGGCCACCCAGGCACGGGAATTAAGGAGAGCGTCACCCAATCTGAATACGGATGCGCCCGGCGCCCGCAGAGCCGGGCACAGTGATGCGAAAAGTGTCGACGTGAGGTGAGCCGAGGCGAAGAAGTGGAACCTAAAAACAaaaaatgacaacaacaacaaaataaaaacaataggcTACAGCCCATGTAACGTATTCTCTACAGCGGGGACGAACAGGCTTTCCTTCCACGTGCCAATTTTTACGCAGCCCGTCAATGAAGAAGAGGACTATAGGTGCTTTTtaaattcatatttttttcttttgGATTCTGGATTGTGACAAGTgctaggacagaacaggacaggacaggggcgTCCAGAACCAGGAGTACAATAGAGAAACTTCGGGGAGGGTTCGCCTATAGCCTGCCTTTAAACGGTAGTGGAGAGGGGCTTCtccccacccatccacccacctgACAGATCATTCGCGCCTGCTTTGTCCACAACCCCGGAGCCAAGACGTTGCTGCGCGGAGAGCCGCGTGGCCCCAGACCCAGCACCGGAGTCCGCGTGGGAAGGTCGGCCCTCGTTATCCTCCAGACGGGCGGGATGATGGTCCACTGCGCGGGGTGCGACAGGCCCATCCTGGACCGGTTCCTGCTCAACGTGTTGGACCGAGCCTGGCACGCCAAGTGCGTCCAATGCTGCGAGTGCCACTGTAACCTGACGGAGAAGTGCTTCTCGCGTGATGGGAAGCTTTATTGTAAAATAGACTTTTTCAGGTAAGCATTCAGATTGGGGATTCATGCGAAAAAGCAGGTATGCCAAAAATCTCAGTGAACTCACCAGGGAGAATTATAACCCCGCTGCTCTGAAGATTTGTTTGTCTGTTTTTTGTTAGTGTCTTAAAATGCTGAAATTGATTGAACGTCACACAATGATCAAAATAGCTCTCGTTATAGCGTCACTCACATATTTAATTAACCATAATGATATTATTCTGTACGCATACACATTGTTTTGTGGAAATGGATATGGTTCACCAAGGCCTACTTCACATGATGGCCTATAATTCACCTATAGGCGAGATAGCCTATCAGTTATTTGAATTGTTTTAGAATGTCACTTCAAATTATAAAATTTCAAGCCTTGCAGAAATAACATTGGTTTCGCAACAAAAAATCCTATCATTATCAGgcctatataaatgtatataattTCAGAGTTATAAGTTAATTCTAGAGCTCTGAATATCACACATATATTTAGCATTTTGACAGAACTATTTAATGAGATGTCCACGTTATCACTCTTTGTCCGCTTGAGTTTTACATGAAGAGGGTGTTTTTTAGAGACACCGGGTGTGTTTTCTGACCATATGAATCATAACCTTAATTCCTAATATTTATTATGACAAATAATATCACTTTTATTTATAAATCAATATTATTGGTGGGGTTGAAAATTATGTCGGCTTGAATATTCACTTCTCTTATTAATCCATTCATGCACATGGAGGCAATTGAAATCTATTTATAATATACATTTTCCTCTcacctgtactctctgtttcCACTATTGTTTGGTCCAATAGATTTTAAAACTTAACCATTAGGCCTACGCCAGACGCTCAGTTCTTCAAAGTGGTAATTCAGTGATAAGTGTAGGCCCTTGTTTGTGTACGCGCACTCTCATAGCGTCATCCCAATTAGTTATGTGTCAGCTTTTCCCCCCCCTCCTGTACAAATTGTTTAATGACATGTGAGGCCCAGTAGTTAAGCCTTTGTGAAGGCAATGTTGGCCTCAAACGGCCTTGACCATCATATTAGCCGGCTTCCATCCGTGGATTTAAATGGCCGAACAATTAGCCAGGCGAAACAGTAATCACCCTAATGTAGCCATTTGTTGTGTAAGTAGTGCTGTGTCCTCGCCGAACCGTGCATGTGAAAGGGTACAGTGGAGCGATACTATAGCAAatggctggagagagagacagagaaaaagaaagagagagaaggattcTGATAAAAATAAAGGGGGCTTGCCTCGACCGCTCGCCCCCGTCctcacaccccccacacacacccccccctcaAACACACACTACCTCCAATAATCGTATTATAATTGAAATATTTTCAATCCCAGTATTTTTTTTTCCGTCCTGAGGCGACGCCATGTTGATGAGAGAGATTACCAAATCACCATGAGAGGCGCGTGATGAGGTTTCTGGCTCGTGATGAGTTGGATTAGGCCTATTTATTTCACATCGGAGAGGGAAACACTAAAGTACAATGCATGGTGGGAGAAACACATACTAAGGCTTCCCATTCACCCATCAATGTATGTGGCACACCTTTTCTTCCAGTGAAACACTTCATTTTCAACTGATTTACCTCGATTTATCCCCGGAAACGATGAGACGTCGAGTTAGGCTGTTATATACTCGCCTGTCTATCCATATAATACGAGTATATCCAGCATGCTTTTTTTGCACGTGAAGAGGGTGAATGTGGATTAACGGGAGATTTCACGCTAAAATGTTCCTAGTCCGTTTAATCCTCGGATATCTCTGTAGTCACAATGTGACGACTGTCACTAATACGTTCTGCGTGGGTTTATTGTTAAAAACAAGAATTATGGTATTTCTCATTCTAGCGCAGGTGCTACATTTTAGGCTATATTATGTATCAAGAGTAGTCTGTTAGATTTTAACGAAAATGATTTCGAAATAGCCTACCCCTTCTTCAATCATGGCAAATATGTAATACAATGAAATAAATGTATAACATAACAACAATAAATTATAACTACTATAGAATACCTTTAGTCATTGTTGTAAGTGTTTTGTCATTGCAATTTCGTAATTTTCTTGGAACAAACACTTCAAATCAGGCTACGCGCCAAACCTTCTGCATTGCCCACAGTTGCAAAATTCGCTATAGGTCTACATGCATAGTAGGCCTATACATTTGATTAATTTACAAAAATGTTAAAGTTAGAACAGTTACATGTCCATCTCAAATGCATATTTTTTTGGTATGTATTTCTGTGTCGTGGGGATTTCAcatcaacccctctctcctctctccctttctattcaGGAGGTTTGGGACGAAGTGCGCGGGCTGCCTCCAAGGCATCTCTCCCAGCGATCTTGTGCGCAAGGCGCGCAGCAAAGTGTTCCACCTCAACTGCTTCACGTGCATGGTGTGCAACAAGCAGCTGTCCACGGGCGAGGAACTCTATGTCATCGACGAAAATAAGTTTGTGTGCAAAGAAGACTACCTAAGCTCAGGGGCTATCAAGGAAGTCAATTTGAATTCAGGTAGCCTAATTATAGCTAAGGGTTTCAAAAGTGCGTCCACAGTAGACATTCTACTGTAGACATTCTAGACGGTCTACTAATGTTCGTCTTGTTCTTGGAAAAAAAATTCTACACGGTTGCCTGAAAATAATGGACCTTTCTTTCTTAGtagcctctacccccccccccccccccccccccccccaaatggtaTATTAtagtctgtatttttttttttaaagcaacgaGCATCATTTAATGCGGGTTGTTTTTTTAGAAGACTGTTTTGGCCACCTACGTTAACTGATTAATTTGCCTGTATTTATTTACTGATCGTTTCAACATGGGGTCCCATCCCATACACTGGGGAATGGTGGAGAATTACGGCTATTTGTGCATGATGAGAAACGCCTTAAACTACAGCTGGGTTGGATTTGTTGGATTTCTAAAATAGGATAGGCCTGTACCACATATTCACATATGATTTTGCGAACTAAATTGCATGAATTCGAAAACCTATTGTGTTACTATGCCTTTTAATATGGTTTTATCCAGAGCCATAACCTAGGCCTATATCACGTCCTGCAATAGGCCTCCGTCAGGTAATTCAAAACCATGGACATGGTGCTTGTCTGCGTGTTAGCTCTGGCTCTGCATTCGTCTGCGTCCAATCTGAAGTAGCCTAGTCTTATAGATGTAGATACATTTGGGGattctattctatattctagTTTACTTTCCCATTTTAGCTGCAGTGTCGTAGGCCTACATGGTCCAACATTTGTAGCCTATGGATAATTAACTTCCTCGCCTAATAAATAAATATCTCTAAAATGTCGTTATTCAACATGGCCTTGATATTGTTAAGATATTAGGCCTACACTTTGGGGTGTTTGGAACTAAAAATGTGTACGTCAACAACTTTCAGAAAAGCTTGTGTTTATGGGGTTCTCGGGCTCCCATCACTGCCGTTCGATTTTATCTTTAGATCAGCAAGGTGAGGAATAACATTTGTATCCTGGAAAGACGTGACATTGAATTTGACCCCTCGTTGGGTGTCTGTAGCTGCAAATGTGAACATACTGACATTCTCGCGGCCGCAATGGGCCGTGTATAGGGCATGTGTAGCCTAGCGTTTGATGATGTTCCCCAACAAAGCATCTCCGCCTCGCTGAATGCATCTGACCAGAGCTCAGTCTTATCAACGCTATAAATTCCTGTCAGATGAATGGCTCAAACAGCCCTCCCCTCGGACAATGACGTGCTGTTATCGTGCGACGCAGCGGGTCCTTGGGGATCAGCCTAGCTCCCTTTTTTTTGTTTCACATTACATGCATAATTTCTCTTTCATTATCTCGATCGCTTAGGTCACATGCGGGCAGTGTCGAGTTGGTTACACCTGTTTTATTTGTGAATATTTAAACTGGTAAATCCATGTATTTGGTCTGTTTCATATTGGTTACATTGGCAAAGTGTAGgctattttatttatatatacacatatttaaGGAACTGAAACGGGTTCCATATTTGTATTTTGTGAGGCGTCATTGTTCCACATATTCTAGTTTATTTGTGATTAGACAGGCTACAGCAATAATCTAGTAGTAGGCCCCATGACACCTTCGATTGAAACCTTTCCATTCTCTCCCGTCCCCCAGTGTCATCATGCACAGACAGAAGTTTATCGCCGGACCTCCAGGACCCGATACAGgacgatacaaaagagacggACAATTCCATGTCCTCGGATAAGGACATGAACAATAACGAGAATGAGGAGCAGAATTCGGGCACGAAGCGGCGAGGCCCGCGGACCACCATCAAAGCCAAGCAGCTGGAGACGCTGAAGGCTGCCTTCGTGGCCACGCCGAAACCCACACGACACATTCGGGAACAGTTGGCCCAGGAGACGGGACTCAACATGCGGGTTATACAGGTAGGAGAGCAGGCTAACTTGAGCATATTCATTGCTGGTTGATGCAGAGCCTGGTTTTTATTTGGACAAGTTAGAATTCCTATTATACATAGAATATAACTTTatcaaatagaatagaatagaagctGGGTTGATAATGTTGAGTTTTCAGGTCAAATTGAGAAATAACGTTATGTGgtttttctctttgcttgtttgatgagCACTGTTGAGTTTTGGTAGGCTACATGGTGTAGGCAACATGGGCCTGCCTGCTGTCTTCACCATTCGTGATGAATTAGTTAGAATAGATCGAGATTTAATTAAAGACGTACTTGACAAAGTGAGAGTGAAAAGAATGTCGCAACACAATGTAGGTTATTAACAGTCCGGACCCTAAAAGTTATTTGAATGAAGTAGACCTATCTTTGGAGGGAAAACGTctttggtaaaaaaataaatatgcgAAAAAATAACAAGACACGTTCAAGTGAAATGCATAAATCTAGCAAATCAGCTCGAGAGTTAATGGACCTCCTTCCCCGGGAAATGGAAATGAGTGTAGAAAGTACATTACGTATTTGTTTGCGATATTTTGTGTAATATTTTGCTGCACAATCAACTGATCAATTAATATAATTAAGGTTACTATTTCTTAAGATTGAGTTGTGGTTTTCTTTATCTCTTATCAATTTAAGATTTTGAATAATCAGACATTAAATTGGCAATTTGGCCAGTCTATTTACCGTCTATTGTAGCCTATTTAGGCTCCTGTTTGATAGGTTTGGATTTTTAATTAAAGCAAAAGATAAATTAGGATTTGAATCAATTTGAATTAAAGATGGAAGACATTCGTTTCTTAATATGGCATATTGTATTTACTGTTGATTTCTCATTTATTATTGAAGCAAGTATAGTACCAGGCTTGCCTGCACAGTATGTGCATGTTTAAATATGTAGCATATCTGTAGCCATAGGCCTTCACATTTTAGAAATATAATGCACTGTTAATGCTTTTAACAGCCAATAATTGAACAATAGTGTCATTACAAAAAAAAGCCCACAGCACTGCACAAAAATACTGTAAACGGGTATGTTAACAGGTGCACAAGCCAACCAAGACAAT
This region includes:
- the LOC109867894 gene encoding LIM/homeobox protein Lhx5, with translation MMVHCAGCDRPILDRFLLNVLDRAWHAKCVQCCECHCNLTEKCFSRDGKLYCKIDFFRRFGTKCAGCLQGISPSDLVRKARSKVFHLNCFTCMVCNKQLSTGEELYVIDENKFVCKEDYLSSGAIKEVNLNSVSSCTDRSLSPDLQDPIQDDTKETDNSMSSDKDMNNNENEEQNSGTKRRGPRTTIKAKQLETLKAAFVATPKPTRHIREQLAQETGLNMRVIQVWFQNRRSKERRMKQLSALGARRHAFFRGPRRMRPLGGRLEDPDILGPGAYGYYTEYQGDYYGGGGNYDFFPHGPPSSQAQSPAESPYIHGGAMEGSVSAHHPSDDQRFTDMISHADTPSPEPGLPSSLQPVPGEVYGGGPSPPFSLASNSSYSAPMSHPGQEMGETTVW